The following are encoded together in the Ralstonia insidiosa genome:
- the lspA gene encoding signal peptidase II, whose protein sequence is MATRNNGKSKSVGLKKSGSGHGVGPWLGLAVIWILLDQLTKVAISKTFVWGESRPITGFFNLVLAYNKGAAFSFLAAAGGWQRWFFTGLGVAAAVFIIWLLKRHSGQKMFCFALALILGGALGNVIDRVVYGHVVDFLDFHLNGYHWPAFNVADCGICIGAVLLIIDELRRVRR, encoded by the coding sequence ATGGCCACTCGTAACAACGGTAAGAGCAAGTCGGTTGGGTTAAAGAAAAGCGGTAGCGGCCATGGCGTGGGCCCGTGGCTGGGCCTCGCTGTCATCTGGATCCTGCTGGACCAGTTGACCAAGGTTGCCATCAGCAAGACCTTTGTCTGGGGAGAGTCGCGCCCCATCACCGGGTTCTTTAACCTGGTGCTGGCCTATAACAAGGGCGCGGCGTTCTCGTTCCTGGCGGCCGCCGGTGGATGGCAGCGCTGGTTCTTCACGGGCCTGGGCGTGGCGGCGGCGGTGTTCATCATCTGGCTGCTCAAGCGGCACAGTGGGCAGAAGATGTTCTGCTTCGCGCTGGCGCTGATCCTGGGCGGCGCGCTGGGCAACGTGATTGACCGCGTCGTCTACGGCCATGTGGTGGATTTTCTCGATTTCCACCTGAACGGTTACCACTGGCCCGCCTTCAACGTGGCGGACTGCGGTATCTGCATTGGCGCGGTGCTGCTGATCATCGACGAACTGCGGCGCGTGCGTCGCTAG
- a CDS encoding YdcF family protein: MVFRRPAVRNVLAVIGAGAIVAVVIGAVLVRESKAWLREESVPARADVIVVLGGESGQRVIGAAELFHAGVAPRVFVSGEGDCLLIERRLVMAGVPADRIGHECQSGSTMENAQMTRQTLADQPVHSAVLVTSWYHTGRALNVFRQVWPEVTWGVRGVFPGDTLTKSFPIYEAGTIVAEYIKRAWYVVRY, encoded by the coding sequence CTGGTTTTTCGTCGCCCGGCAGTTCGCAATGTATTGGCTGTGATTGGCGCTGGCGCTATCGTCGCCGTGGTGATTGGTGCCGTGCTCGTGCGCGAGTCCAAGGCTTGGTTACGGGAGGAATCGGTACCCGCCCGCGCAGACGTGATCGTCGTGCTGGGTGGGGAATCGGGCCAGCGTGTGATTGGCGCAGCGGAGCTGTTCCATGCGGGCGTGGCGCCGCGTGTGTTTGTGAGCGGCGAGGGCGACTGCCTGCTGATCGAGCGCCGCCTGGTGATGGCCGGAGTGCCGGCCGACCGTATCGGCCACGAATGCCAGTCCGGCAGCACAATGGAAAACGCGCAGATGACGCGGCAGACGCTGGCTGATCAGCCCGTGCACAGCGCCGTACTGGTCACGAGCTGGTACCACACCGGCCGCGCATTGAACGTGTTCCGCCAGGTCTGGCCGGAAGTGACGTGGGGTGTGCGCGGCGTATTCCCAGGTGACACACTCACCAAGTCCTTCCCCATCTATGAAGCCGGGACGATCGTGGCGGAGTACATCAAGCGGGCGTGGTACGTCGTGCGCTATTGA
- the coaBC gene encoding bifunctional phosphopantothenoylcysteine decarboxylase/phosphopantothenate--cysteine ligase CoaBC, protein MELQGKHFVLGLTGGIACYKSAELVRLLTKAGATVQVVMTDAATHFITPVTMQALSGRPVFTSEWDNRIGNNMAHIDLSREADAIVIAPASTDFLAKLAHGMADDLLSTLCIARDCPLLVAPAMNRQMWAAPATQRNAAQLRADDVTLLGPDAGDQACGEVGDGRMLEPEDIVERLVGFFQPKLLRGHRVLLTAGPTFEPIDPVRGITNLSSGKMGFALARAASQAGAEVTLVAGPCHQDTPAGVLRIDVQTAQQMHDAVMRELDTSKNDIFIAVAAVADWRVAQAADQKLKKQNDSDVPTLAFTQNPDILAGVARRPNAPFCVGFAAETERLEEFGEAKRQKKGIPLLVGNLGHQTFGRDDNEVALFDAKGITRLPRADKLTLARQIVAAIADRVHGAKP, encoded by the coding sequence ATGGAACTGCAAGGCAAACATTTCGTGCTCGGCCTGACGGGCGGCATCGCGTGCTACAAGTCGGCCGAACTGGTACGGCTGCTGACCAAGGCCGGCGCTACGGTGCAGGTCGTGATGACCGACGCCGCCACGCACTTCATCACGCCGGTGACGATGCAAGCGCTTTCCGGCCGCCCGGTCTTCACGTCGGAATGGGACAACCGCATCGGCAATAACATGGCGCATATCGACCTCTCGCGCGAGGCAGATGCCATCGTCATCGCCCCGGCCTCCACCGATTTCCTCGCCAAGCTCGCGCACGGCATGGCGGACGATCTGCTCTCCACGCTGTGCATCGCGCGCGATTGCCCGCTGCTCGTCGCGCCCGCCATGAACCGGCAGATGTGGGCCGCACCCGCCACGCAGCGCAATGCCGCCCAACTGCGCGCCGATGACGTCACCCTGCTCGGCCCCGATGCCGGCGACCAAGCCTGCGGCGAGGTGGGCGACGGCCGCATGCTAGAGCCGGAAGATATCGTCGAGCGGCTCGTCGGCTTCTTCCAGCCCAAGCTGCTGCGCGGGCACCGCGTGTTGCTGACAGCCGGGCCGACATTCGAGCCGATCGACCCGGTGCGCGGCATCACGAATCTGTCCAGCGGCAAGATGGGCTTTGCGTTGGCGCGTGCCGCGTCGCAGGCCGGAGCGGAAGTCACGCTGGTTGCGGGGCCTTGTCACCAGGACACGCCCGCTGGCGTGCTGCGCATCGACGTGCAGACCGCCCAGCAAATGCACGACGCCGTGATGCGCGAGCTGGATACAAGCAAGAACGACATCTTCATCGCCGTAGCTGCCGTGGCCGACTGGCGCGTGGCGCAGGCTGCCGACCAGAAGCTCAAGAAGCAGAACGACTCGGACGTGCCCACACTGGCGTTCACGCAGAACCCGGACATCCTGGCGGGTGTTGCTCGCCGCCCGAACGCGCCGTTCTGCGTCGGCTTCGCGGCTGAGACAGAGCGCCTGGAAGAGTTCGGTGAGGCCAAGCGCCAGAAAAAAGGCATTCCGCTGCTGGTCGGCAACCTCGGCCACCAGACCTTCGGCCGCGACGACAATGAAGTCGCGCTGTTCGACGCCAAGGGCATCACGCGCCTGCCGCGCGCCGACAAGCTGACGCTGGCGCGCCAGATCGTTGCCGCCATCGCGGACCGTGTGCATGGGGCAAAGCCATGA